The following are encoded in a window of Phaseolus vulgaris cultivar G19833 chromosome 3, P. vulgaris v2.0, whole genome shotgun sequence genomic DNA:
- the LOC137805718 gene encoding endoglucanase 13-like: MKSIAVMMSLSRVFIFMVLLFCSFQVHHATSSSSSSSSGGDYKQALTNSLLYFEGQRSGKLPSNQRVNWRGDSALQDGEDAGIDLVGGYYDAGDNLKLGFPLAFTLTMLSWSTIEFNDQLSKQNELQNALRAIKWGTDYLIKAHASPDVLYGEIGDPDSDHSCWQRPEDMTTSRTSYKLDDQHPGSDLAAETAAALAAASIAFQSTNTKYSSTMLLHATQLFDFANSHRGKYSDSIPPAREVYSSSGYEDELTWAAAWLYRASSTKKYLDYLGAVTDSGGVRAEFSWDDKYVGAHILAAKLVLDGKVNASGIWGQYKSQAEEYICSCAQKSNQNVAKTLGGLFWFLPWNNNQYVATATFVMSVYSKYLSSLGSSLNCTAGVVTPDDLTSLVRYQVDYILGSNPKNMSYMVGYGSNFPKKIHHRGASIISIKKDPSPVTCKDGFPKWFYKNAPNPNVLVGGVVSPDANDNYEDSRNDFQLAEPATVTLGPLVGVLASLA; this comes from the exons ATGAAATCAATAGCAGTGATGATGAGTCTAAGCAGAGTCTTCATTTTCATGGTTCTCCTTTTCTGTTCTTTCCAAGTTCATCATGcaacctcttcttcttcttcttcttcttctggtgGTGATTACAAACAAGCACTGACAAATTCTTTGCTGTATTTTGAGGGGCAACGTTCAGGGAAGTTGCCCTCCAACCAGAGAGTGAACTGGAGAGGAGATTCAGCACTTCAAGATGGTGAAGATGCTGGA ATTGATCTTGTTGGTGGATACTATGATGCTGGAGATAacctgaaactagggtttccactAGCATTCACCTTAACCATGCTTTCATGGAGCACAATAGAGTTCAATGACCAACTTTCCAAGCAGAATGAACTCCAAAACGCACTCAGGGCCATCAAATGGGGAACAGATTATTTGATCAAAGCACACGCCAGTCCGGATGTGTTATACGGCGAGATCGGAGATCCAGATTCTGATCATTCATGCTGGCAGAGACCAGAAGATATGACAACTTCTCGTACCTCTTACAAACTCGATGATCAGCATCCGGGTTCCGATCTCGCCGCTGAAACAGCAGCTGCCCTTGCCGCTGCCTCCATAGCGTTTCAGTCCACGAATACAAAATATTCTTCCACCATGTTACTTCATGCAACACAG TTGTTTGACTTTGCAAACAGTCATCGAGGTAAGTATTCAGACAGTATCCCACCAGCAAGGGAAGTATATTCCAGCAGCGGATACGAG GATGAACTGACGTGGGCAGCAGCATGGCTTTATCGTGCGAGCAGCACGAAGAAATACCTTGATTACCTGGGAGCAGTGACAGACAGTGGTGGTGTGAGAGCAGAGTTTAGTTGGGATGATAAGTATGTGGGTGCACATATTCTTGCAGCAAAG CTTGTTTTGGATGGTAAAGTGAATGCATCAGGGATATGGGGTCAATACAAGTCACAGGCAGAAGAATACATATGCTCTTGTGCTCAGAAATCAAACCAAAATGTGGCAAAAACACTAGGGGGTCTCTTCTGGTTCTTGCCATGGAACAATAACCAATATGTTGCTACTGCAACATTTGTCATGTCTGTTTATTCCAAATATTTATCTTCATTGGGTTCTTCCCTTAACTGCACTGCTGGTGTTGTTACTCCTGATGATCTCACTTCTCTTGTTCGTTATCAG GTTGACTACATTTTGGGTTCAAACCCTAAGAACATGAGTTACATGGTTGGATATGGATCAAATTTCCCAAAGAAGATTCATCACAGAGGAGCATCAATCATATCAATAAAGAAGGATCCTAGTCCAGTAACATGCAAAGATGGGTTTCCGAAATGGTTCTATAAGAATGCACCAAACCCTAATGTGTTGGTTGGTGGAGTTGTGAGTCCAGATGCAAATGATAATTATGAAGATAGTAGGAATGATTTCCAACTAGCTGAGCCAGCAACTGTTACTTTGGGACCTTTGGTGGGTGTTCTTGCTAGTTTAGCTTAA